The Bacteroidota bacterium genomic interval CCAAAACTATGGGTACGCAGCAAATTGACATACCGCAAAGTTAACGGTGAAATTTCCAGGTTGTCGAAAAATTGTGTGACAAAATGATTCTGCCAGAACATCATCATTTTTTCAGCGAACGCATTATTGGATAGTTGCACAAAGCTCATGGGCATGAGCTCGGTCTCGAACCACAGAAAGCTGAGTTCACCATACGTTTCTTCGTTGCCTTCCGTCGGAAAGGTATTATACCAGGAAGGATTTGGAGGCAACGGCGTGTTTCGGGCTGCAAGCATGAGTTCATCGACAACCTGGTTGGCCGGCCGACCAACCAGTGCCTGTATCTGTGCTGGTGTAGCGCCAAACTGTGTTCGCCGCAGTAGATGCCGTGCCTGCGATGCTGTAAGCGGATCTGTATTTGTATCAAGGGTTGTTTGTACAGCCAGCGGTTGCAGTACCGGCATAGGCTGTGTATAACCGACTACCTGGGTTTGGGGGTGGCGGCTTCCTGCCTTCCACCTCCGTGTATTGCCTTCAGGGCGAGAACGAGCTTTTGTCATCATAGAAAAAGAAGGGTTGTGAACCCGGCACGAGCAATGATGCAGGGTTCGTGTGCAAATCATCTGCAGCTGTTTTTCTTGCGCTATTATGAATTGCAGGTCGAAAAATCAGCCGTGA includes:
- a CDS encoding DUF1800 family protein, with the protein product MMTKARSRPEGNTRRWKAGSRHPQTQVVGYTQPMPVLQPLAVQTTLDTNTDPLTASQARHLLRRTQFGATPAQIQALVGRPANQVVDELMLAARNTPLPPNPSWYNTFPTEGNEETYGELSFLWFETELMPMSFVQLSNNAFAEKMMMFWQNHFVTQFFDNLEISPLTLRYVNLLRTHSFG